A genomic segment from Treponema sp. J25 encodes:
- a CDS encoding response regulator transcription factor, with the protein MHAHILVIEDTKEMAELVALYLQKEGMTVETVETAEEGLGRLQQSPFDLIVLDINLPGMDGFQFLTHLRREYSIPVLIVSARNEDEDIITGLGYGADEFVTKPFSPKVLVARIRALLRRIQEKEVKGYKEGSVFTFGPFTLYTESCVLRKGEEIIHLSTKEYGVLEYLARHSGKPKSPEAIYNAVWKNTYGDLTTVAVYIQRLRKKIEEDPANPQYIETVHGMGYRFNPSGNSFEPGANNQ; encoded by the coding sequence ATGCATGCCCATATATTAGTCATAGAAGACACTAAAGAGATGGCCGAACTCGTGGCCCTTTACTTGCAAAAAGAAGGAATGACCGTGGAGACCGTAGAAACTGCTGAAGAGGGGCTGGGAAGATTACAGCAAAGCCCCTTCGACCTCATTGTTCTGGATATCAATTTACCGGGGATGGATGGATTTCAGTTTCTTACCCATCTCAGACGGGAATATTCGATTCCGGTTTTGATTGTCTCTGCCCGGAATGAGGATGAAGATATCATTACCGGTCTTGGATACGGGGCCGATGAATTTGTAACAAAGCCCTTTTCTCCGAAAGTATTGGTAGCCCGCATCCGGGCCCTTCTCCGAAGAATTCAAGAAAAAGAAGTAAAGGGATACAAAGAAGGCTCTGTTTTTACCTTTGGTCCCTTCACCTTATATACCGAATCCTGTGTACTACGAAAAGGAGAGGAAATCATCCATCTTTCTACCAAAGAATATGGGGTTCTGGAGTATTTAGCTCGTCATTCGGGAAAGCCCAAGAGTCCTGAAGCAATTTATAATGCGGTATGGAAAAATACGTACGGAGACCTCACTACAGTAGCGGTATACATTCAGCGGCTGCGAAAAAAAATTGAAGAAGATCCTGCCAATCCCCAATATATTGAAACAGTACATGGAATGGGGTATCGCTTTAATCCATCGGGTAATTCCTTTGAGCCAGGAGCTAATAATCAATGA